A window from Streptomyces subrutilus encodes these proteins:
- a CDS encoding PPOX class F420-dependent oxidoreductase has protein sequence MSAELSDDLKKLIDDSPVFATVATIQPDGSPQLSITWLTRDGDDLLVSTTVGRRKEKNLRADPRITVMINPANAPYTYAEVRGSATLTTEGGQELIDALSRKYTGKDYAEFNPASKDDAERVVVRVTPRKVVGSL, from the coding sequence GTGTCCGCCGAACTCTCCGACGACCTCAAGAAGCTCATCGACGACAGCCCGGTCTTCGCGACCGTGGCCACGATCCAGCCGGACGGCAGCCCGCAGCTGTCGATCACCTGGCTCACCCGGGACGGGGACGACCTGCTGGTCTCCACGACCGTGGGCCGCCGCAAGGAGAAGAACCTGCGGGCCGACCCGCGGATCACGGTCATGATCAACCCGGCGAACGCGCCCTATACCTACGCCGAGGTCCGCGGCTCGGCCACGCTCACCACGGAGGGCGGGCAGGAACTGATCGACGCGCTGTCACGGAAGTACACGGGCAAGGACTACGCGGAGTTCAACCCGGCGTCGAAGGACGACGCCGAACGCGTCGTCGTCCGCGTCACTCCGCGCAAGGTCGTCGGCTCGCTCTGA
- a CDS encoding DMT family transporter has protein sequence MTGGAAVPAVVLASAVLHAVWNALTHGLRDKLAGFTLISLASAGCGAVLVCFAPLPDRAAWPYIAVSAALQVAYQLLLLRAYQLGDFGQMYPTARGTSPVVVALVSTAFLGHSLPVGQAFGIAVISCGLAGLALADGLPGRAQLPALAAALGTGVMIASYTLVDGSGVRVSGSVFGYIAWLFLCQGLVLPLIAWARRGRALLTALRPLCGRGLAGGLLSLLAYGLVVWAQSRGSLSTIAALRETSIVFGALIGAVVFRERLGRRRITASAAVLAGIAVLQLTGR, from the coding sequence GTGACGGGCGGGGCCGCCGTGCCCGCCGTCGTCCTCGCCTCGGCCGTACTGCACGCCGTCTGGAACGCGCTCACGCACGGCCTGCGCGACAAACTGGCCGGTTTCACCCTGATCAGCCTCGCCTCGGCCGGGTGCGGAGCCGTCCTCGTGTGCTTCGCCCCGCTGCCCGACCGGGCGGCCTGGCCGTACATAGCCGTCTCCGCCGCGCTCCAGGTCGCGTACCAGCTGCTGCTCCTGCGCGCCTACCAGCTCGGCGACTTCGGCCAGATGTACCCGACCGCCCGCGGCACGTCGCCCGTCGTGGTGGCCCTGGTCTCCACCGCCTTCCTCGGGCACTCGCTGCCCGTCGGCCAGGCCTTCGGCATCGCGGTGATCTCCTGCGGCCTGGCCGGTCTCGCCCTCGCCGACGGCCTGCCCGGCCGCGCCCAGCTCCCCGCCCTCGCCGCCGCGCTCGGCACCGGCGTGATGATCGCCTCCTACACCCTCGTCGACGGCAGCGGCGTACGGGTGTCCGGCAGCGTCTTCGGCTACATCGCCTGGCTCTTCCTCTGCCAGGGCCTGGTCCTTCCGCTGATCGCCTGGGCCCGCCGGGGTCGGGCCCTGCTCACCGCGCTGCGCCCGCTGTGCGGCCGCGGGCTGGCCGGCGGACTGCTCTCCCTGCTGGCGTACGGGCTCGTCGTGTGGGCGCAGTCCCGCGGCAGCCTGTCCACCATCGCCGCCCTGCGCGAGACCAGCATCGTCTTCGGCGCCCTGATCGGCGCGGTCGTCTTCCGCGAACGCCTCGGCCGGCGCCGCATCACCGCCAGCGCCGCCGTCCTGGCGGGCATCGCGGTGCTCCAGCTCACCGGCCGGTAA
- a CDS encoding MurR/RpiR family transcriptional regulator, whose protein sequence is MEIHSAAGVGLAAHIRAHLSDLRDTEARVARVVLDQGAQLVHLSVSDVAVLAGTAPSSVVRACQRLGFRGYQELKIAAARQAPAPEPSHDRDPAARALADTVRAAQEALSGLAATVTPERLRAAAGLVDAAPRVLLVGAGLSGAVALDAAYRLRALGCAVDAPADPLTAQLAASQLGSAAVCLAISHTGATRTTVDTARCARRAGAQVVALTSYARSPLSETSDCTLVAGGQDLVFGLETVASRLAHLAVIDALTLTLLGLRGAPAEEALRLSADVTVDHSY, encoded by the coding sequence ATGGAAATTCATTCCGCAGCGGGGGTCGGGCTCGCCGCGCACATCCGGGCCCACCTGTCCGACCTGCGCGATACCGAGGCCCGCGTGGCCCGGGTCGTCCTGGACCAGGGCGCGCAGCTGGTGCACCTCAGCGTCAGCGACGTCGCCGTGCTCGCCGGAACCGCGCCCTCCTCGGTGGTGCGGGCGTGCCAGCGACTCGGGTTCCGCGGGTACCAGGAGCTGAAGATCGCCGCGGCCCGGCAGGCACCCGCGCCGGAACCCTCGCACGACCGGGACCCGGCCGCCCGCGCCCTGGCCGACACGGTCCGTGCCGCTCAGGAGGCGCTGAGCGGGCTCGCGGCCACGGTGACCCCGGAGCGGCTGCGGGCGGCGGCCGGACTGGTCGACGCGGCACCCCGGGTGCTGCTGGTCGGTGCCGGGCTGTCCGGCGCGGTCGCGCTGGACGCCGCCTACCGGCTGCGCGCGCTGGGCTGTGCGGTCGACGCCCCGGCCGACCCGCTGACCGCGCAACTGGCCGCCTCACAGCTGGGGTCCGCCGCCGTCTGCCTGGCCATCAGCCACACGGGCGCCACGCGCACCACGGTGGACACCGCGCGGTGTGCCCGGCGGGCCGGGGCCCAGGTGGTCGCCCTCACGAGCTACGCGCGCTCGCCGCTGAGCGAGACCAGCGACTGCACGCTGGTCGCGGGAGGGCAGGACCTGGTGTTCGGTCTGGAGACCGTCGCCAGTCGGCTGGCCCACCTCGCCGTGATCGACGCACTCACGCTGACCCTGCTGGGGCTGCGCGGGGCGCCGGCGGAGGAGGCGCTGCGGCTGTCGGCCGATGTGACGGTCGACCACTCGTACTGA
- a CDS encoding TetR/AcrR family transcriptional regulator, translated as MAEPLGLRERKKQRTRQVISDTALRLFLSRSFDDVSIVEIAEAAEVSKRTLFAYFPTKEDLVLDRFADHEDEAARVVRARPAGTGPLTALHAHELDALSRRDPVTGLTSDPEAVDFARLLSSTPSLAERLMRYEGRGIAALAEALEEAGADELTARIAAVQIVSVLRTLARRNSAQVQNGRPADEVYPEAVAATDRAFLLLGTGLAGALPS; from the coding sequence ATGGCTGAACCACTCGGATTGCGGGAACGGAAGAAGCAGCGCACCCGCCAGGTGATCTCCGACACGGCGCTGCGGCTGTTCCTCAGCCGGAGCTTCGACGACGTCTCGATCGTGGAGATCGCCGAGGCGGCGGAGGTTTCCAAGCGCACGCTGTTCGCGTACTTCCCCACCAAGGAGGACCTGGTCCTGGACCGGTTCGCCGACCACGAGGACGAGGCGGCCCGTGTGGTCCGCGCCCGGCCGGCCGGCACCGGACCGCTGACCGCCCTGCACGCGCACGAGCTCGACGCCCTCTCCCGGCGGGACCCGGTCACCGGGCTCACCTCCGACCCTGAGGCCGTGGACTTCGCCCGCCTGCTCAGCTCGACGCCCAGCCTGGCCGAGCGGCTGATGCGCTACGAGGGCCGCGGCATCGCGGCCCTGGCCGAAGCTCTGGAGGAAGCGGGCGCGGACGAACTGACGGCCCGGATCGCCGCCGTCCAGATCGTCTCCGTGCTGCGGACGCTGGCCCGGCGCAACAGCGCCCAGGTCCAGAACGGCCGCCCGGCCGACGAGGTGTACCCCGAGGCCGTCGCCGCGACCGACCGCGCCTTCCTGCTGCTCGGCACGGGCCTGGCCGGCGCCCTGCCCTCCTGA
- a CDS encoding FAD-dependent monooxygenase, with protein MNTHVADITAGADGSTESAEVIVVGAGGAGLTLAAELALAGVRAVVLDRLPGRNLQSRAGAIQPRTAELLDLRGLLDGAMERSIDYRLLGGHFAGLPVPLDYAAWDTRYPYPVLLPQDQLEAVLEDRLTVLGGHVLREHRLTDLRQDADGVTVTAVGPAGPRSYRGRYLVACDGAHSSVRKLVGAAFPGQAGTVRCATADLVLTGCADQSTTGHISTRIRTSPQGHFAMLTPLANGLHKLIFSGPRTAFAERDAPVTVEEVREVLRATQDTELDVAEIRYASRFSDASRQLEHYRHGRVLFAGDAAHIHSPAGGQGLNLGVQDAFNLGWKLAGVLRDGTDEQVLDTYHAERHPVAARVLTLTRAQGVIIGPARDGGLAELRDVLTDLLRLPEANRHMAGAMSGLDLHHPAPDAAAHPLLGLRMPDLDLHVDGGTVRYAELARTGRGVLLDLTGAPLTAADPWNGRITRVRARAEAGAIDADAVLVRPDGHICWAGGAGLSETLTRWFGPAEAGPRTGPRRAAAAVGGPGPEAYRA; from the coding sequence ATGAACACACACGTCGCCGACATCACCGCCGGGGCCGACGGGTCGACCGAGTCGGCCGAGGTCATCGTCGTCGGGGCGGGCGGCGCCGGGCTCACGCTCGCCGCCGAACTCGCCCTGGCCGGCGTGCGCGCCGTCGTGCTGGACCGGTTGCCCGGACGCAACCTCCAGTCCCGCGCCGGGGCCATCCAGCCGCGGACCGCCGAACTGCTGGACCTGCGCGGCCTGCTCGACGGCGCGATGGAACGGTCGATCGACTACCGACTGCTCGGCGGGCACTTCGCGGGTCTGCCGGTGCCGCTGGACTACGCGGCCTGGGACACCCGCTACCCGTACCCGGTCCTCCTCCCGCAGGACCAGCTGGAGGCGGTCCTGGAGGACCGGCTCACCGTGCTCGGCGGGCACGTACTGCGGGAGCACCGCCTCACGGACCTGCGCCAGGACGCCGACGGGGTCACGGTCACCGCGGTCGGACCGGCCGGCCCGCGGTCGTACCGGGGGCGCTACCTCGTGGCGTGCGACGGCGCGCACAGCAGCGTGCGCAAGCTCGTCGGCGCCGCCTTCCCCGGCCAGGCCGGCACCGTGCGCTGCGCCACCGCCGACCTCGTGCTGACCGGCTGCGCCGACCAGAGCACGACGGGCCACATCAGCACCAGGATCCGGACCTCGCCCCAGGGCCACTTCGCCATGCTCACGCCCCTGGCGAACGGGCTGCACAAGCTCATCTTCAGCGGCCCGCGGACCGCCTTCGCCGAACGGGACGCGCCGGTGACGGTCGAGGAGGTCCGGGAGGTGCTGCGCGCCACCCAGGACACCGAGCTCGACGTGGCCGAGATCCGCTACGCGTCCCGGTTCAGCGACGCCAGCCGACAGCTGGAGCACTACCGCCACGGCCGCGTCCTCTTCGCCGGCGACGCCGCCCACATCCACTCGCCGGCCGGCGGCCAAGGGCTCAACCTCGGCGTCCAGGACGCCTTCAACCTCGGCTGGAAGCTCGCCGGCGTCCTGCGCGACGGCACGGACGAGCAGGTGCTGGACACCTACCACGCCGAGCGCCACCCGGTCGCGGCCCGGGTCCTCACCCTCACCCGCGCCCAGGGCGTGATCATCGGACCGGCGCGCGACGGCGGACTCGCCGAGCTCCGCGACGTCCTCACCGACCTGCTCCGCCTGCCCGAGGCCAACCGCCACATGGCCGGCGCGATGTCCGGCCTCGACCTCCACCACCCCGCCCCCGACGCCGCCGCGCACCCCCTGCTCGGCCTGCGGATGCCCGACCTCGACCTGCACGTCGACGGCGGGACGGTCCGGTACGCCGAACTGGCCCGCACCGGCCGCGGCGTCCTGCTCGACCTCACCGGCGCCCCGCTCACCGCCGCCGACCCCTGGAACGGGCGCATCACGCGCGTGCGGGCCCGGGCGGAAGCCGGCGCGATCGACGCCGACGCCGTCCTCGTGCGCCCGGACGGACACATCTGCTGGGCCGGCGGCGCGGGCCTGAGCGAGACGCTGACCCGCTGGTTCGGCCCGGCCGAAGCCGGCCCGCGCACCGGACCCCGCCGGGCGGCGGCGGCCGTCGGCGGCCCGGGACCGGAGGCGTACCGGGCCTGA